In one window of Micromonospora cathayae DNA:
- a CDS encoding LLM class F420-dependent oxidoreductase: MELRIFTEPQQGASYDDLLRLARCAEDAGYGAFFRSDHYLKMGSVSGEPGPTDAWTTLAGLARETSRIRLGTLMTAATFRLPGPLAITVAQVDAMSGGRVEFGVGTGWYEEEHLAYGIPFPPLAERFDRLEEQLEVITGLWRTPAGRTFDFAGKYYTLTGSPALPKPAQHPGPPVLLGGMGPKRTPRLAARYADEFNLPFVGVDESARQFQRVRAACAAIGRDPAELHWSNALVLCAGRTEDEIRRRADAIGRDIDELRENGLAGTPAEIVDAIGRYAAVGSQRIYLQVLDLADLDHVELVAAEVMPQL, from the coding sequence ATGGAACTGCGGATCTTCACCGAACCCCAGCAGGGCGCCAGCTACGACGACCTGCTCAGGCTGGCCCGGTGCGCGGAGGACGCCGGCTACGGTGCGTTCTTCCGTTCCGACCACTACCTGAAGATGGGGTCGGTCAGCGGGGAACCCGGGCCCACCGACGCCTGGACCACGCTGGCCGGGCTGGCCCGCGAGACCAGCCGGATCCGGCTCGGCACCCTGATGACCGCGGCCACCTTCCGGCTGCCCGGCCCGCTCGCCATCACCGTCGCCCAGGTCGACGCGATGAGCGGCGGCCGGGTCGAGTTCGGCGTCGGCACCGGCTGGTACGAGGAGGAGCACCTGGCGTACGGCATCCCGTTCCCGCCGCTCGCCGAACGCTTCGACCGTCTCGAGGAGCAGTTGGAGGTGATCACCGGCCTGTGGCGTACCCCGGCCGGGCGGACCTTCGACTTCGCCGGCAAGTACTACACCCTGACCGGCTCGCCGGCCCTGCCGAAGCCGGCGCAGCACCCCGGCCCGCCGGTGCTGCTCGGCGGGATGGGCCCGAAGCGTACGCCCCGCCTGGCCGCCCGGTACGCCGACGAGTTCAACCTGCCGTTCGTCGGCGTCGACGAGTCGGCGCGGCAGTTCCAGCGGGTCCGGGCCGCCTGCGCCGCGATCGGGCGCGACCCGGCCGAGCTGCACTGGTCGAACGCCCTGGTGCTGTGCGCCGGGCGGACCGAGGACGAGATCCGGCGACGCGCCGACGCGATCGGCCGGGACATCGACGAGCTGCGCGAGAACGGGCTCGCCGGCACGCCCGCCGAGATCGTCGACGCGATCGGCCGGTACGCCGCCGTGGGCAGCCAGCGGATCTACCTCCAGGTGCTCGACCTGGCCGACCTCGACCACGTCGAGCTGGTCGCCGCCGAGGTCATGCCGCAGCTCTGA
- a CDS encoding methyltransferase domain-containing protein: protein MSTQTTDTGLSQEGSIEDLHRAVRDHYDKLVDLYEDLWGEHIHHGYWDLDAPNVSRDVAQRRTTQELTRFGGIPRGAKVLDSGCGIGASAVMLAADLDCTVEGITLSHEQVKRATEKAAEAGVGDRTSFRVLDAMHTDYPDDTFDVVWSMESCELMPDKRAYLAENLRILKPGGRLVVATWTSRDDQLDPKEVKLLRRLYRDFAISHVLPLDHYAKLCGELGYTDVRTADWTDNVKATWALSADIVKPLMRDPSYVWKLVRAKGADIFRFLNSVPLMKQAYDRDVMHYGVYTAVKPG, encoded by the coding sequence GTGAGCACCCAGACCACCGACACCGGCCTGAGCCAGGAGGGCTCGATCGAGGACCTGCACCGGGCGGTGCGCGACCACTACGACAAGCTCGTCGACCTGTACGAGGACCTGTGGGGCGAACACATCCACCACGGGTACTGGGACCTGGACGCCCCGAACGTGTCCCGGGACGTGGCGCAGCGGCGCACCACCCAGGAACTCACCCGCTTCGGCGGCATCCCGCGCGGCGCGAAGGTGCTCGACTCGGGCTGCGGCATCGGCGCGTCCGCGGTGATGCTCGCCGCCGACCTGGACTGCACCGTCGAGGGCATCACCCTCAGCCACGAGCAGGTGAAACGGGCCACCGAGAAGGCCGCCGAGGCCGGCGTCGGCGACCGCACCTCGTTCCGGGTGCTGGACGCCATGCACACCGACTACCCCGACGACACCTTCGACGTGGTCTGGTCGATGGAGAGCTGCGAGCTGATGCCGGACAAGCGGGCGTACCTCGCGGAGAACCTGCGCATCCTCAAGCCGGGCGGCCGGCTCGTCGTCGCCACCTGGACCAGCCGGGACGACCAGCTCGACCCGAAGGAGGTCAAGCTGCTGCGCCGGCTCTACCGGGACTTCGCCATCTCGCACGTGCTGCCGCTGGACCACTACGCCAAGCTCTGCGGCGAACTCGGCTACACCGACGTGCGTACCGCCGACTGGACCGACAACGTCAAGGCCACCTGGGCGCTGTCGGCGGACATCGTCAAGCCGCTGATGCGCGACCCGTCGTACGTGTGGAAGCTGGTCCGGGCCAAGGGCGCGGACATCTTCCGGTTCCTCAACTCCGTCCCGCTGATGAAGCAGGCGTACGACAGGGACGTCATGCACTACGGCGTCTACACCGCCGTCAAGCCCGGCTGA
- a CDS encoding NADPH-dependent FMN reductase, producing the protein MELALLGGSLRPGSVSERVLRACADLATARGARCTVLTAAELDLPLYRPGAGHHRGPAADLLAAVRRADGLIVATPTYHGGMSGLLKNALDHLEDLAGDRPAYLDGRVVGSVAVGWSEHGAATAVAALRTTVTSLRGWVTPMAVGVNSIELAALPDVDAAIRADARLMRRLTILVGQVTDFAGRGSAARLVPSV; encoded by the coding sequence GTGGAGCTGGCACTGCTCGGCGGGTCGCTGCGGCCGGGGTCGGTGAGCGAGCGGGTGCTGCGCGCCTGCGCCGACCTCGCCACCGCCCGTGGCGCCCGCTGCACGGTGCTCACCGCGGCGGAACTGGACCTGCCGCTGTACCGGCCCGGCGCCGGCCACCACCGGGGACCGGCCGCCGACCTGCTGGCGGCGGTCCGCCGCGCCGACGGGCTGATCGTCGCCACCCCCACCTACCACGGCGGGATGTCCGGCCTGCTGAAGAACGCCCTGGACCACCTGGAGGACCTGGCCGGTGACCGGCCCGCCTACCTCGACGGCCGGGTCGTCGGGTCGGTGGCGGTGGGCTGGAGCGAACACGGCGCGGCCACCGCCGTCGCCGCGCTGCGCACCACCGTCACCTCGCTGCGCGGCTGGGTCACCCCGATGGCGGTCGGCGTCAACTCGATCGAACTGGCCGCCCTGCCGGACGTGGACGCCGCGATCCGCGCCGACGCCCGGCTGATGCGTCGGCTGACGATCCTGGTCGGCCAGGTCACCGACTTCGCCGGCCGGGGCTCCGCCGCCCGCCTGGTCCCCAGCGTCTGA
- a CDS encoding AMP-binding protein translates to MSIDSGTNADLAVHPDRRGFVPDPAARIARLTPAGTVAGALLDRARRDPDAVAFYLPDEPADDRRITVAGLLERAHAAGAALAVAGLRRGGRVCLCLDTSADLLSGLFGAALLGAVPSVLEPPLSAGRKQLWLDRVRHIVTVAQPQVVVCDEELREATVEALAGLDVTVLSPPFRPGSVAEPVLAADPEEPAFIQFTSGTTSAAKGIVLSHRAVLAAAAAIGLGGPFYEGDLLASWLPLHHDMGMVGATMTPFLLSLPSVLIRPLAFGTRPDRWLRLIHQYRATISPAPNFAYRLVAAIGRKVDLTGVDLSCWRKAFNGAEVVDAGTLRDFLAVAEPLGFRPEHLRPCYGMAELGLAATFSPLGTPPRTEPVSRTAMAERGQALPPTSEQDTHHYVSSGVPVPGTKIRVADPADLDLPERHVGRVLVASESMMTGYLNGPADPLLELRDGWLDTGDLGFLLDGELFVTGRSKDLIILAGRNHQPQTFERAAETADGVKPGGAVAVGVPDPRSGTERMVVVVESRNHRDPDRAADTARAVERAVSDQTGVRPAQVIVVPPRTLPKTSSGKLQRPQVAAMVAAGSLG, encoded by the coding sequence ATGAGCATCGACAGCGGTACCAACGCCGACCTCGCGGTGCACCCCGACCGGCGGGGCTTCGTCCCGGACCCGGCGGCCCGGATCGCCCGGCTGACCCCGGCCGGTACGGTGGCCGGCGCGCTGCTGGACCGGGCCCGCCGGGACCCCGACGCGGTCGCCTTCTACCTGCCCGACGAGCCGGCCGACGACCGGCGGATCACGGTGGCCGGGCTGCTGGAGCGGGCGCACGCCGCCGGCGCGGCGCTGGCCGTGGCCGGGCTACGCCGGGGCGGCCGGGTGTGCCTCTGCCTGGACACCTCGGCGGACCTGCTGTCCGGGCTGTTCGGGGCGGCGCTGCTCGGCGCGGTCCCGTCGGTGCTGGAGCCACCGCTGAGCGCCGGCCGCAAGCAGCTCTGGCTGGACCGGGTCCGGCACATCGTGACGGTCGCCCAACCGCAGGTGGTGGTCTGCGACGAGGAACTGCGCGAGGCCACCGTCGAGGCCCTCGCCGGCCTGGACGTCACCGTGCTCAGCCCGCCGTTCCGCCCCGGATCGGTGGCCGAGCCGGTACTGGCCGCCGACCCGGAGGAACCGGCGTTCATCCAGTTCACCTCCGGCACCACCTCGGCGGCGAAGGGCATCGTGCTCAGCCACCGGGCGGTGCTCGCGGCGGCCGCCGCGATCGGCCTGGGCGGCCCGTTCTACGAGGGTGACCTGCTGGCCAGCTGGCTGCCGCTGCACCACGACATGGGCATGGTCGGAGCGACCATGACCCCGTTCCTGCTCTCCCTGCCGTCGGTGCTGATCCGGCCGCTGGCCTTCGGCACCCGCCCGGACCGCTGGCTGCGGCTGATCCACCAGTACCGGGCCACCATCTCACCGGCACCGAACTTCGCGTACCGGCTGGTCGCCGCGATCGGACGGAAGGTCGACCTGACCGGGGTGGACCTGAGCTGCTGGCGGAAGGCGTTCAACGGGGCGGAGGTGGTCGACGCCGGCACCCTGCGGGACTTCCTGGCGGTGGCCGAGCCGCTCGGGTTCCGCCCCGAACACCTGCGGCCCTGCTACGGCATGGCCGAACTCGGGCTGGCCGCCACCTTCTCGCCGCTGGGCACCCCGCCCCGCACCGAGCCGGTCTCCCGGACCGCGATGGCCGAGCGGGGGCAGGCGCTGCCGCCGACGTCCGAGCAGGACACCCACCACTACGTGTCGTCCGGCGTCCCGGTGCCCGGCACCAAGATCCGGGTCGCCGACCCCGCCGACCTGGACCTGCCCGAGCGGCACGTCGGCCGGGTGCTGGTGGCCAGCGAGTCGATGATGACCGGCTACCTGAACGGCCCCGCCGACCCGCTGCTGGAACTGCGCGACGGCTGGCTGGACACCGGTGACCTGGGCTTCCTGCTCGACGGCGAACTCTTCGTCACCGGCCGCAGCAAGGACCTGATCATCCTGGCCGGTCGGAACCACCAGCCGCAGACCTTCGAACGGGCCGCGGAGACCGCCGACGGGGTCAAACCCGGCGGCGCGGTGGCGGTCGGCGTACCCGACCCGCGTAGCGGCACCGAACGGATGGTCGTGGTGGTGGAGAGCCGCAACCACCGGGACCCCGACCGGGCCGCCGACACCGCCCGCGCCGTCGAACGCGCGGTCAGCGACCAGACCGGCGTACGACCGGCGCAGGTGATCGTGGTGCCACCCCGTACCCTGCCCAAGACCTCCAGCGGGAAGCTCCAGCGCCCCCAGGTGGCCGCGATGGTGGCCGCCGGATCGTTGGGGTGA
- a CDS encoding aminotransferase class III-fold pyridoxal phosphate-dependent enzyme — MTITEPAPDTRTPAEILADVMSQPWVGDLFAELAERQQNSMALAEEVREHVVTNHVFLPFHAPMFPLGVAEAQGSRLTDVDGNTYIDSHLGFGGQSLWGHNPPQVVEFVREQALRGTGNGYLNPLELKLGELLKELIPHCEKFALLNSGTDAIAIATRLARAYTGRRLVAKFEGCWHGTGDVAAHNTSFFAHGHPKVNPFPEIGPEGVAPLTAFTGVPHLDMLILPHDAAAASKLIETYADELACVIADPACQSWPFTDQTIPELREVAQRCRDLDVPFILDEVLTGFRFGTAGAAGHFDIPADLHCYGKVVSGLGLPLAAIGGKAELFEAAHTSGMPLTDIGSKTFVVNTHSGNHLSIAASYASLSLLRDAGPAFYQRTEAKVARVQQRLADFRAETGIPLRLLGFGAFAGTFGFTARDSYDTYREFGAAANPLGPAVLTLMLRKRGVYTLSMPMFYTGDAHSDADVDAICDAVIDSAREMGRYDFPFVIP; from the coding sequence ATGACGATCACCGAACCCGCCCCGGACACCCGCACCCCCGCCGAGATCCTCGCCGACGTGATGAGCCAGCCCTGGGTGGGCGACCTCTTCGCCGAACTGGCCGAACGGCAGCAGAACTCCATGGCGCTGGCCGAGGAGGTACGCGAACACGTGGTCACCAACCACGTGTTCCTGCCCTTCCACGCGCCGATGTTCCCGCTCGGTGTCGCCGAGGCGCAGGGCAGCCGCCTCACCGACGTGGACGGCAACACCTACATCGACTCGCACCTGGGCTTCGGCGGGCAGTCGCTGTGGGGGCACAACCCGCCGCAGGTGGTCGAGTTCGTCCGCGAGCAGGCGCTGCGCGGCACCGGCAACGGCTACCTCAACCCGCTGGAACTGAAGCTGGGCGAACTGCTCAAGGAGCTGATCCCGCACTGCGAGAAGTTCGCCCTGCTCAACTCCGGTACCGACGCCATCGCCATCGCCACCCGGCTGGCCCGCGCGTACACCGGCCGGCGGCTGGTCGCCAAGTTCGAGGGCTGCTGGCACGGCACCGGCGACGTGGCCGCGCACAACACCTCGTTCTTCGCGCACGGCCACCCGAAGGTCAACCCGTTCCCGGAGATCGGCCCGGAGGGCGTCGCGCCGCTGACCGCGTTCACCGGCGTACCGCACCTGGACATGCTGATCCTGCCGCACGACGCGGCCGCCGCGAGCAAGCTCATCGAGACGTACGCCGACGAGCTGGCCTGCGTCATCGCCGACCCGGCCTGCCAGTCCTGGCCGTTCACCGACCAGACCATCCCGGAGCTGCGCGAGGTCGCCCAGCGCTGCCGGGACCTCGACGTGCCGTTCATCCTGGACGAGGTGCTCACCGGTTTCCGGTTCGGCACCGCCGGCGCGGCCGGACACTTCGACATCCCCGCCGACCTGCACTGCTACGGCAAGGTCGTCTCCGGGCTGGGGCTGCCGCTGGCCGCCATCGGCGGGAAGGCGGAACTGTTCGAGGCGGCGCACACCTCCGGGATGCCGCTGACCGACATCGGCAGCAAGACGTTCGTGGTGAACACCCACTCCGGCAACCACCTGTCGATCGCCGCCTCGTACGCGTCACTGAGCCTGCTCCGCGACGCCGGCCCGGCGTTCTACCAGCGGACCGAGGCCAAGGTGGCCCGGGTGCAGCAGCGGCTGGCCGACTTCCGGGCCGAGACCGGCATCCCGCTGCGGTTGCTCGGCTTCGGCGCGTTCGCCGGCACCTTCGGGTTCACCGCGCGGGACTCCTACGACACCTACCGGGAGTTCGGCGCGGCGGCCAACCCGCTCGGCCCGGCCGTGCTCACCCTGATGCTGCGCAAGCGGGGCGTCTACACGCTCAGCATGCCGATGTTCTACACCGGCGACGCGCACTCCGACGCCGACGTGGACGCCATCTGCGACGCGGTGATCGACTCGGCCCGGGAGATGGGCCGGTACGACTTCCCGTTCGTCATCCCCTGA